From a single Rutidosis leptorrhynchoides isolate AG116_Rl617_1_P2 chromosome 5, CSIRO_AGI_Rlap_v1, whole genome shotgun sequence genomic region:
- the LOC139849084 gene encoding uncharacterized protein encodes MSTEGDDVTMISKLDFGDPLYLHASDITSVPLITVKLKGTENYRVWSSAMLLALQTKNKKGFIDKTCVRDEEDEVLGKQWDRCNAVVLSWILGSISEELYLGQIFSKNVAVVWEELKETYDKVDGSIIFNVHQSINSFTHNGLTISEYYHKLNSLWKQFDGLVKLPACTCDASKDFTDHNSLIKLMQFLMGLDDVYAPIRSNILITDPLPSVKTAFAIISREESHRGLGVKTSPGSSAFVSQVQNDNNNNGTYRGRNPNFKCTKCGMIGHTVDRCFEIIGYPPNFKRRNGGLGTQNKSKSNNSNNSVSNMSQDTNPSSVSGSSGFPFLTEQIEKLMRLISDQPSTSVASNNAADSGANQHMTSTTDQLENVVDIISLGLKVGHLNGTQAAVTKIGSLRLSDKTFLRDVLVVPQYCDLMSRKTLGIGSESGGLYYFSFSNKMTSLGLLPTSVLAGRCPYELIYNRDPDLSHIKTFGCLCFANVLNESDKFAKNENNLVPPNDKGRGTSEDEGSVVSVLESYQMQSSSDAGNTATSKDDIESQQTLNVPEGKLTKNKSSVDNSKDISGKVKFGIEKVVNYSNLSKDCFCFVSKLDKMVEPTNYFQASKDPMWVEAMNLEMEALNRNGTWVITDLPEGRKLIGSKWVYKVKYKSSGEVERFKTRLVAKGYNQREGVDFDETFSPVVKMVTVRCLISIAVQNSWSLFQLDVNYAFLYGELDEEVYMQLPEGYFTKDDIVITGNSMDEIEYVKHFLSSKFLIKDLGKLKYFLGIEVIESDKDWGKCVTTRKSVTSFAIYLGNNLISWKSKKQTTVSRSSTEDEYRVMGSVT; translated from the exons ATGAGTACTGAAGGTGATGATGTTACTATGATAAGTAAGTTAGATTTTGGAGATCCTTTATACTTACATGCTAGTGATATTACCAGTGTTCCCTTAATTACTGTAAAATTAAAGGGAACAGAAAATTACAGGGTTTGGAGTAGTGCTATGTTATTAGcactacaaactaaaaataaaaaaggTTTTATTGATAAAACTTGTGTtagagatgaagaagatgaagttttAGGCAAACAATGGGACAGGTGTAATGCTGTTGTTCTGTCATGGATTCTTGGGTCTATAAGTGAAGAATTATACTTAGGTCAAATTTTTTCTAAAAATGTTGCTGTGGTTTGGGAAGAACTAAAGGAAACATATGATAAAGTGGATGGGTCTATAATCTTTAATGTTCATCAATCTATTAATTCATTTACTCATAATGGTCTTACTATTTCTGAGTATTATCATAAACTTAATTCTTTGTGGAAACAATTTGATGGTTTGGTGAAACTGCCTGCTTGTACTTGTGATGCATCAAAAGATTTTACTGATCATAATTCTTTAATAAAGTTAATGCAGTTTTTAATGGGGCTTGATGATGTGTATGCTCCAATAAGGAGCAATATTTTGATTACAGATCCATTACCCTCTGTGAAAACTGCCTTTGCAATTATATCCAGGGAGGAGTCTCATAGAGGGTTGGGTGTTAAAACTAGTCCTGGTTCTTCAGCTTTTGTGAGTCAAGTacagaatgataataataacaatggaaCTTATAGAGGTCGTAATCCAAATTTTAAATGTACTAAATGTGGTATGATAGGGCATACTGTTGACAGGTGTTTTGAAATTATTGGTTATCCTCCAAATTTTAAAAGGAGAAATGGTGGTTTGGGTACACAAAACAAGTCTAAAAGTAACAATTCTAATAATAGTGTGTCTAATATGTCTCAAGATACTAATCCTAGTTCTGTGAGTGGTAGTAGTGGTTTTCCTTTCTTAACTGAACAGATTGAAAAATTGATGAGATTGATTAGTGATCAACCAAGTACTTCTGTGGCAAGTAACAATGCTGCAG ACTCAGGAGCCAATCAGCATATGACATCAACTACTGATCAACTTGAGAATGTAGTTGATATTATTAGTCTTGGACTAAAAGTGGGTCATCTAAATGGTACCCAAGCTGCTGTTACAAAAATTGGTAGTCTGAGATTATCTGATAAAACTTTTTTGAGAGATGTTTTGGTTGTTCCCCAATATTGT GATTTGATGTCAAGGAAAACATTGGGGATTGGTAGTGAGAGTGGTGGTCTTTATTACTTTAGTTTTAGTAATAAG ATGACTTCACTAGGGCT GTTACCTACTTCTGTGTTAGCTGGAAGATGTCCTTATGAGTTAATCTATAACAGGGATCCTGATCTCTCCCATATTAAAACTTTTGGATGTTTGTGTTTTGCAAATGTTTTAAATGAGTCTGACAAGTTTGCAA AAAATGAAAACAATTTAGTACCACCCAATGATAAAGGGAGAGGCACATCTGAGGATGAAGGTAGTGTTGTTAGTGTCCTAGAATCTTATCAAATGCAGAGTTCTAGTGATGCAGGTAACACAGCAACTTCTAAAGATGATATAGAGTCACAACAGACTCTTAATGTCCCTGAGGGTAAACTAACTAAAAACAAATCTTCTGTTGATAATTCTAAGGACATTTCTG GGAAAGTTAAGTTTGGTATTGAGAAGGTTGTTAACTACTCTAATCTGTCAAAAGATTGTTTTTgctttgtgtctaagcttgataaaatgGTTGAACCAACTAATTATTTCCAAGCTTCTAAAGATCCCATGTGGGTAGAAGCAATGAATTTGGAAATGGAAGCTTTGAATAGAAATGGTACATGGGTTATTACAGATCTGCCTGAAGGCAGAAAACTCATAGGTAGCAAGTGGGTATATAAAGTTAAATACAAGTCATCTGGTGAGGTTGAGAGGTTTAAGACTAGGTTAGTAGCAAAAGGTTATAACCAGAGAGAAGGAGTTGATTTTGATGAGACTTTTTCACCAGTGGTAAAGATGGTAACTGTAAGATGTTTAATTAGTATAGCTGTGCAGAATAGTTGGTCTTTATTTCAGTTAGATGTAAATTATGCTTTTCTGTATGGTGAACTGGATGAGGAGGTTTACATGCAGTTACCAGAGGGATATTTTACTAAGG ATGACATAGTAATAACTGGTAACAGCATGGATGAAATAGAGTATGTTAAACATTTCTTGagctcaaaatttttaattaaagacTTAGGAAAGTTGAAATATTTTTTAGGTATAGAAGTTATTGAATCTGATAAAG ATTGGGGAAAATGTGTTACTACTAGGAAGTCTGTAACTAGTTTTGCTATTTATCTTGGTAACAATCTCATATCTTGGAAGAGTAAGAAACAGACAACTGTTTCTAGGTCTTCTACAGAGGATGAATATAGAGTTATGGGTTCTGTTACTTGA